TCACCATTCAAGCTACGGTTGTTCTTTGCTGCTCTTAGGGTAAGCCATTGATGAATTTCATTTTTATAACGAACCTGCATTCTAATTACAGGCTTTTTGTTCATGCTTAATACTCCATTTTAATTAGAATGACACTATATTAGATGCGCACCTTAAGCAGTGTCAAGTGAATGACACTAAAAAAGGTGTTAATCTGTCTAATTTAGAACAAATAAAAATCGACTTTTATGGATATAGAGAGCGGAAAAGTAAGAGTAACACTTAGGCTAGAGCCGGATGTTTACGCCATGCTAATGGGTGCTATAGCTGAAAATAATCGTAGCTTGAATAATGAAATAAATGCGCGGCTTAGAGATTCATTCGTTAATGATTCACCAATGCTTTTAACTACTACAGAGAAAGCTATTCAAAGGATAATCAGAGAGGAATTAGCCAAAACAGTGAAATAGCCTCAAAC
This DNA window, taken from Candidatus Thiocaldithrix dubininis, encodes the following:
- a CDS encoding TraY domain-containing protein; translated protein: MDIESGKVRVTLRLEPDVYAMLMGAIAENNRSLNNEINARLRDSFVNDSPMLLTTTEKAIQRIIREELAKTVK